GTCCACGCCCACGGCCGGGGCTTCTCCGCACAGGCGGGCCAGCTTCTCGATGTCCTTGGCTGGCACGCCGCAGATGGCGCTCATGGCCTTGGGGGTCTTGTCCTTGACATGGTCCTTGACCTTGTCGAAGTCGCCCTTGCGCACCCATTCCTTGACGAACTTTTTGTCGTACAGCTCGTTGGCGATGAGGTAGTTGATCATGCCCAGGAACAGGGCCGTGTCGCCCGACGGGCGGATGGGGATCCACCAGTCGGCCTTGGCCGCGTCCGGGCTGAAGATGGGGTCGACCACGATGAGCTTGGCGCCCCGGCCCTTGGCCTCAAGGATGTCCCTGGGGACCGAGGCGTCGTCCAGGCAGCCGAAAGCGTGGCGGCCGCACAGGAGTATGACGCCGTCCTTGGGCATGGTGAACCAGGCTGGCGGGATGTGGTGGTTGGGCACACCGCCCCAGCATTTGATCTGAGCCACGATCTTGGCCGAGTCGCAATGAGGTAGACCCGTGTTGATGTATCCCCCGTAGGCGTTCAGAAAATGCCACTTGGGGTCGGTCAGCGAGTGCGGGAAGAAGCTGTAGGTCAGTTTGTGGGCCTCGCCTCGATCATACAGGCTGCGGAGTTTGGCCTCAATGGTGTCCATGGCTTCGGCCCAGGTGATTTCCGAGAATTTTCCCTCGCCCCGCTCGCCAATTCGCTTAAGCGGTTTTGTCAGGCGATCCTTGGCGTATTGCAGGGTCACGCCGGCCATGCCCTTGACGC
The sequence above is a segment of the Deltaproteobacteria bacterium genome. Coding sequences within it:
- a CDS encoding formate dehydrogenase; protein product: MAKDGWYPTVCYQCKAECAIEARIHGGRVTEVRGNPRFRGKVCVKGMAGVTLQYAKDRLTKPLKRIGERGEGKFSEITWAEAMDTIEAKLRSLYDRGEAHKLTYSFFPHSLTDPKWHFLNAYGGYINTGLPHCDSAKIVAQIKCWGGVPNHHIPPAWFTMPKDGVILLCGRHAFGCLDDASVPRDILEAKGRGAKLIVVDPIFSPDAAKADWWIPIRPSGDTALFLGMINYLIANELYDKKFVKEWVRKGDFDKVKDHVKDKTPKAMSAICGVPAKDIEKLARLCGEAPAVGVD